One genomic region from Spirosoma sp. KCTC 42546 encodes:
- a CDS encoding YbhB/YbcL family Raf kinase inhibitor-like protein, with product MRNYWRLPVGLLLLVGVVVMIMHIRAKNSRENEEEYLSTLKKNITLSSRSFPPNGDMPTDCSCRGKGVSPALTWEIDQPSVKSYVILTTDYDVPTPTFPVVNLSHWVIYNLPASVRSVPEAVSGEQMQMLGGKVGKNSMGNQAFIAACPPAGRHAYVFRIYAIDQLLSFTEVPDKHVLLDTISGHVLGYGELTGYFE from the coding sequence ATGCGTAACTACTGGCGACTCCCTGTGGGCTTGCTGCTACTTGTTGGGGTAGTGGTAATGATCATGCACATTCGGGCAAAAAATAGCCGGGAGAATGAAGAAGAATACCTGTCTACGCTCAAAAAGAACATAACACTTTCGAGTCGATCCTTTCCACCAAACGGCGATATGCCTACAGATTGTAGTTGCCGGGGAAAGGGCGTATCACCCGCACTGACATGGGAAATTGACCAGCCATCTGTTAAATCATACGTGATCCTAACTACCGATTACGATGTGCCGACGCCCACGTTCCCGGTAGTTAACCTATCGCATTGGGTCATCTACAATCTACCGGCCTCCGTGCGTAGTGTACCCGAAGCCGTTAGCGGTGAACAGATGCAAATGCTGGGAGGAAAGGTTGGCAAAAATTCAATGGGTAACCAGGCCTTTATTGCCGCATGTCCGCCAGCGGGTCGACATGCATACGTGTTTCGAATCTACGCGATCGATCAATTGCTTTCGTTTACAGAAGTGCCAGATAAGCATGTACTTCTTGATACCATAAGCGGCCATGTACTGGGGTATGGCGAATTGACAGGTTACTTCGAGTAA
- a CDS encoding TonB-dependent receptor, with the protein MRQLFLLLAFIALSMGTVRAQINLAGIVTDDNEHPLAGVTIIIQGTNIGTTTQENGQFAVQASGDLPLTISVSFIGYQRKDVLVRGNNFRNIIVKLAEEVILSEEIVISASRVPEDIQKAAVTVEKLGVKQFQQSPAITPFDALQHVKGVDLLTQSLTFKSINLRGFGSNNNNRFLQLTDGMDNRSPGLGFGFGNIAGISDLDVDNIELIPGASSALYGPDALQGLMLTSSKNPFTYQGLSVQLKVGANNFGKADFGPKGYSDVAVRYAKQVNDHFAFKVNFQRTSGTDFIADDYSDRQTRSRTNFFATDPSRGGIATGIGYLPNNNANTNFQYDGVNIYGDEISGNGSAYTFPKDYANVLLQNKLVTRTGYTELELLGNNGKVFNNRANVSLHYKLPGNIEASLGWYYGNGNFIRTASFREYFPDYQRHQIKAELRGENFFLRAYTTQQKAEAWNIGQTAAAINNSWKSLGQWAAEFGQVYIDNKFIVGDSRATADRGRYLPGTDRFNAVRDAFATTYNTDSVPGYRGVRGMRFRDNSALWHYEGMYNFSKLVEVAEVIIGGSVRHYGLNTGGTAVALKADGSEYTINEYGAYVQASKEARISSTVMVKPTIAIRYDKNQYLNGGFTPRASAVVTIGQHNFRGSWQSAFRNPSPGQLFAVPAAGKAGEVGGLESVAASAGLVSNPAYIDSDVTDFTAGRITEDQLRSRAYRPTNFKTEKIQTWEVGYKALIKSRLYVDAMYFHSKYTDFITAQSFYQPTNGQLTDFATNSYRVVQINFNNTNEAFVNGWGVGAEYSLGQGFTLTGNYARQVGTVTLRDALGNVVNDNAGVPIVNRKMSNPEVVQKGRNFFNSPENRYNIGLNNPQLTDRLGATITYRWTDKTWFEQGTTAGDTWLPSWTSLDAQVSYKVPTYKSVVKLGGTNILNKYYAQGYGLARIGGLYYVSITFDELMR; encoded by the coding sequence ATGAGACAACTCTTTCTTTTACTGGCTTTTATAGCTTTGTCAATGGGAACGGTTCGGGCTCAAATTAACCTTGCCGGTATCGTTACTGATGACAACGAACATCCTTTAGCGGGGGTAACGATTATTATCCAGGGAACGAACATCGGTACCACAACGCAGGAAAACGGTCAATTTGCAGTACAGGCCAGTGGTGATCTTCCGTTAACGATCAGCGTATCATTTATAGGTTACCAACGGAAAGATGTATTGGTTCGGGGGAATAATTTTCGGAACATCATTGTCAAATTAGCCGAAGAAGTAATCCTGAGCGAAGAGATTGTTATATCGGCCAGCCGTGTGCCAGAAGATATTCAGAAAGCCGCTGTAACCGTAGAGAAGCTCGGCGTCAAGCAGTTTCAACAATCACCGGCTATTACTCCGTTCGATGCCCTGCAGCATGTTAAAGGCGTTGATTTATTAACCCAAAGCCTGACATTTAAATCGATTAATCTTCGGGGTTTCGGATCCAACAATAACAACCGATTTCTGCAACTGACGGATGGAATGGACAACCGTTCCCCAGGTTTGGGATTTGGTTTCGGAAACATAGCTGGTATTTCGGATCTGGATGTTGACAATATTGAACTGATTCCCGGCGCATCATCGGCCCTCTACGGACCAGATGCCTTACAAGGGTTGATGCTTACCTCAAGCAAGAATCCCTTCACGTACCAAGGACTGAGTGTTCAGTTAAAAGTTGGTGCCAATAATTTCGGTAAAGCAGATTTCGGGCCTAAGGGCTACAGCGATGTAGCGGTCCGTTATGCCAAACAGGTGAATGACCATTTCGCCTTTAAAGTGAATTTCCAGCGAACCAGCGGTACCGATTTCATTGCCGACGATTATAGTGATCGTCAGACTCGTTCACGGACTAACTTTTTTGCTACCGACCCGAGCCGGGGTGGAATAGCCACGGGTATTGGCTACTTACCGAATAATAATGCCAATACCAATTTTCAATACGATGGAGTAAATATATACGGGGATGAAATCAGTGGTAATGGCAGCGCCTATACCTTTCCAAAAGACTATGCCAACGTATTGTTACAGAATAAGCTAGTGACCCGAACGGGTTATACGGAGCTAGAATTATTGGGGAATAATGGCAAGGTGTTTAATAACCGGGCCAACGTATCACTCCATTATAAACTGCCTGGAAACATCGAGGCATCCTTGGGTTGGTATTATGGCAATGGCAACTTCATTCGCACGGCCAGCTTTCGGGAGTACTTCCCTGACTACCAACGGCATCAGATTAAGGCAGAGCTGCGTGGTGAAAATTTCTTCCTTCGGGCCTATACCACACAGCAAAAAGCCGAAGCATGGAACATTGGCCAGACGGCGGCTGCCATCAACAATAGCTGGAAATCGCTCGGGCAGTGGGCCGCTGAATTTGGTCAGGTTTATATTGACAACAAATTCATTGTTGGGGATTCTCGTGCTACCGCCGACCGGGGCCGTTATCTGCCCGGTACTGATCGATTCAATGCGGTACGTGATGCATTTGCTACTACCTACAATACAGACTCGGTTCCAGGCTACAGAGGTGTCAGAGGTATGCGCTTCCGTGACAATTCGGCTCTCTGGCACTACGAGGGCATGTATAATTTCTCCAAACTGGTAGAGGTGGCGGAGGTAATTATTGGAGGAAGCGTTCGCCATTATGGCTTAAATACGGGCGGTACGGCTGTCGCACTGAAGGCTGATGGTTCTGAATATACTATCAATGAGTATGGAGCCTATGTGCAGGCATCAAAAGAAGCGCGTATAAGTAGTACCGTCATGGTGAAGCCAACTATAGCCATTCGATACGACAAGAATCAGTATCTCAACGGTGGGTTTACCCCTCGCGCATCAGCCGTTGTTACCATTGGTCAACATAACTTTCGGGGATCGTGGCAGTCGGCGTTTCGTAATCCTTCACCAGGGCAATTGTTTGCGGTTCCGGCTGCTGGCAAAGCGGGCGAAGTGGGTGGTCTAGAGTCGGTAGCAGCGTCGGCTGGCCTAGTCTCAAATCCAGCCTATATAGATAGCGACGTAACTGATTTTACCGCTGGGCGGATCACCGAAGATCAACTCCGAAGTCGTGCCTACAGGCCGACCAACTTTAAGACGGAGAAAATACAGACATGGGAAGTAGGCTACAAAGCCTTGATTAAAAGTAGATTATACGTTGATGCAATGTACTTCCATAGCAAATACACGGATTTTATAACAGCCCAAAGTTTTTATCAACCAACAAATGGCCAGCTTACTGACTTTGCCACAAATTCTTATCGCGTAGTACAGATCAATTTTAACAACACAAATGAGGCATTTGTAAATGGCTGGGGAGTAGGAGCGGAGTATAGTTTAGGTCAGGGTTTTACGCTTACTGGTAATTACGCCCGCCAGGTTGGTACTGTAACACTTCGGGATGCACTGGGAAATGTAGTCAACGATAATGCGGGTGTACCAATCGTTAACCGCAAAATGAGCAATCCTGAAGTTGTGCAAAAAGGACGTAACTTCTTTAACTCTCCCGAAAATCGCTACAACATCGGTCTAAACAACCCGCAACTGACGGATCGGCTTGGCGCTACCATCACCTATCGATGGACGGATAAAACCTGGTTTGAGCAGGGTACTACCGCTGGCGATACCTGGTTACCCTCCTGGACAAGTTTAGATGCGCAGGTATCGTATAAAGTCCCGACTTATAAATCGGTTGTTAAGTTGGGTGGGACGAATATTTTGAATAAATACTATGCCCAGGGTTATGGGCTGGCCCGCATTGGGGGATTGTATTATGTGAGTATTACGTTTGATGAGTTAATGCGGTAG
- a CDS encoding TonB-dependent receptor, giving the protein MKHSLKAAFLLGLTLLPLFLSAQNAPIINSTVIGRVVDARTNENLIGATVVIKGTTNGGPTDQNGEFKLLTGQKLPFVVVVSFVGYLTKEVVISDNNVDIKLEESSNQLSDVVITSRRRQESAQDVPIPISVVSGNRAEDAGAFNVNRLKEIVPTVQLYASNARNTTLNIRGLGSTYGLTNDGVDPGVGFYVDGVYYARPAATALDFIDIEQVEVLRGPQGTLYGKNTTAGAFNITTRAAGFTPSGSFELSYGNYGFIQAKGSLTGPLSKKLAARVSFTGTQRNGTFYNVHTQLPINDINNIGVRGQLLYTPNDNVKITLIGDVSEQKPNGYGWPVAGVVPTKRAAYRQFNAIIADLNYKLPYSSAFERIVDLDTPSKADNYLGGVSLNADIKIGNGTLTSTTAWRHWRWTPLNDRDYIGLPVFTISSGNSVHEQWSQEIRYSGKISSRLSGVVGLFGLWQDLKSDPVQTEEAGSAQWRFAQSSTSALWKTPGLFDNFGIRTTNRIQSTGLAAFGQLDWAVSDKIHVLPGIRYNYDKKVANYKRETYGGLQTTDPALLALKNAVYTNQAFDTDVAEGNFSGQVTLQYRAGKTINAFGTYAISYKPVGINIGGLPTANGQILLDLAKVKPEAVRHLEFGLKTKPSPNSILNLIVYNTEIKDFQTQVQTPEPGVNRGYLANAEKVRVMGVEVDGNVRVANRLTLNAAVAYTDGKYVSFTNAPVPLEETGGEQAFKDISGGVLPGISKWSGSVGGEVTAPGLLIGLKGNYFFGVDAFYRSSFSSSPSPSQYLNIDGYSLINSRLGFRASTGISIFIWARNLFNTNYFEQLLAAPGSAGHYAGIVGDPRTYGTTLRYTF; this is encoded by the coding sequence ATGAAACACAGTTTAAAGGCAGCTTTTTTACTAGGATTGACTCTCCTGCCCTTATTTTTATCCGCTCAGAATGCTCCGATTATAAATTCAACCGTAATTGGACGAGTTGTTGACGCCCGTACCAACGAAAACTTGATCGGTGCCACGGTAGTCATCAAAGGAACAACCAATGGCGGTCCAACCGATCAGAATGGGGAATTTAAATTGCTCACAGGTCAGAAACTTCCCTTCGTTGTTGTCGTATCGTTCGTAGGTTATCTGACCAAAGAAGTTGTAATCAGTGATAATAACGTAGATATTAAACTTGAAGAAAGTTCGAATCAGCTATCGGATGTTGTAATCACCTCCCGACGTCGACAGGAATCAGCGCAGGATGTTCCTATTCCGATCTCCGTTGTAAGCGGTAACCGTGCCGAGGACGCGGGCGCTTTCAACGTGAACCGATTGAAAGAAATAGTACCTACCGTTCAGTTATATGCCTCTAATGCGCGGAATACAACGCTGAATATCCGTGGCTTGGGCTCTACTTATGGGTTAACAAACGATGGTGTTGATCCAGGCGTTGGATTTTATGTAGATGGCGTTTACTACGCTCGTCCGGCGGCTACAGCGCTCGATTTCATAGACATTGAACAAGTAGAAGTGTTAAGAGGGCCTCAGGGAACATTGTACGGTAAAAATACAACCGCCGGAGCTTTTAACATTACAACCCGCGCTGCCGGTTTTACCCCAAGCGGAAGCTTTGAACTGAGTTATGGCAACTACGGATTTATTCAGGCTAAAGGTTCACTCACTGGGCCACTGAGTAAAAAGCTTGCTGCACGGGTGTCATTTACCGGTACGCAACGGAACGGGACCTTTTACAATGTACATACCCAACTCCCAATCAACGACATTAACAACATTGGTGTGCGGGGCCAACTCTTGTACACCCCAAATGATAATGTAAAAATTACCTTAATTGGGGATGTTTCTGAGCAAAAACCGAATGGTTATGGTTGGCCTGTAGCTGGTGTTGTGCCTACCAAACGAGCTGCCTATCGTCAATTCAATGCCATCATTGCCGATTTAAATTACAAGCTTCCTTACTCAAGTGCTTTTGAACGGATCGTTGATCTTGATACGCCCTCAAAAGCAGATAACTACCTGGGTGGGGTATCGCTGAACGCAGATATTAAAATTGGTAACGGTACACTAACGTCAACAACCGCCTGGCGTCATTGGAGATGGACTCCGCTGAATGATCGCGACTATATCGGTTTACCCGTCTTCACGATCTCGTCAGGCAACTCGGTTCATGAACAGTGGTCGCAGGAAATACGGTACTCAGGTAAAATTTCTTCCCGATTGAGTGGGGTTGTTGGCTTATTCGGTCTTTGGCAGGATTTGAAATCGGATCCCGTACAGACAGAAGAAGCCGGTTCAGCCCAATGGCGTTTTGCGCAAAGCTCCACCAGTGCTCTTTGGAAAACCCCAGGTCTGTTCGATAACTTCGGTATCCGCACAACCAATAGAATCCAGAGCACAGGTTTGGCTGCCTTTGGCCAACTTGACTGGGCTGTGAGCGATAAAATCCACGTTTTACCGGGTATTCGGTATAACTACGATAAGAAGGTCGCCAACTATAAACGGGAAACTTACGGCGGTCTGCAAACGACCGATCCCGCTTTACTAGCTTTAAAGAACGCGGTTTATACGAATCAGGCGTTCGATACGGATGTAGCAGAGGGTAATTTCTCGGGGCAGGTTACCCTGCAATATAGAGCTGGGAAGACGATTAATGCCTTTGGAACCTATGCTATCAGCTATAAACCCGTCGGGATTAATATTGGCGGATTACCAACGGCCAATGGGCAGATACTACTTGATCTGGCCAAAGTGAAGCCCGAGGCTGTAAGACACCTCGAATTTGGTCTGAAAACAAAGCCATCACCTAACTCTATCCTGAATCTGATAGTTTATAACACAGAAATCAAAGACTTCCAGACCCAAGTGCAAACACCCGAGCCGGGCGTGAATAGAGGTTATCTGGCCAATGCCGAAAAAGTACGTGTAATGGGTGTTGAGGTAGATGGAAATGTACGGGTAGCTAATCGATTAACCCTGAATGCAGCTGTTGCCTATACAGATGGTAAGTATGTGTCCTTCACGAATGCGCCGGTTCCACTTGAAGAAACGGGTGGCGAACAAGCCTTCAAAGATATTTCGGGAGGTGTGCTGCCCGGCATCTCAAAATGGTCAGGTTCTGTAGGTGGCGAGGTAACTGCTCCTGGCCTGCTCATCGGTCTAAAAGGAAATTACTTTTTCGGTGTAGATGCCTTCTACCGCTCGTCATTTTCATCGAGTCCATCGCCGTCTCAGTATTTAAACATTGATGGCTACTCCTTAATAAACAGCCGACTTGGTTTTAGAGCTTCTACGGGAATTTCTATTTTTATCTGGGCTAGAAACCTGTTTAATACAAACTATTTCGAGCAATTATTGGCGGCTCCAGGAAGTGCAGGCCATTATGCCGGTATTGTAGGCGACCCCAGAACCTACGGGACTACATTACGCTACACGTTCTAA